One Agrobacterium vaccinii DNA window includes the following coding sequences:
- a CDS encoding glycosyltransferase family 41 protein, with the protein MLNEISYSAASKHFKTGQYTQALQTLNKLIDTKRDARTYALLAKTCLQIGMPEQAATSYELAYQQNGMDAESYLVDSIKLYYDCGQKEKALALSNKLIHRFHKYPEICFIVGTMLLERGEPRIARALKSILMKSDDIEHIKLGARIAITTWDLFDAKDIETARLLLAKLPRQQAVRLMYLVFCREHSKFDAIEKHQPIIDEVVANGDVNFISLDGTFFNLHWSGDEHINQLARSNTPAFKPEMSVARRQMPHEWGSKIRIGYLSSDLFDKHATMKLIRRVLELHDRDRFEITLFCHSAPDLLKTNEADRSLWGDVVTIREMSNDEALAEIKARNIDILVDLKGHTAGNRTAILNMGAAPVQVAWIGFPGSTVNVDLDYAIGDHYVLPDSSKPHYYEKFARLPETYQPNDPVNRPLAKQLSRADVGLPEDAFVFASFNANRKITPRVAEIWGDILKRTPNSVIWILHNSQDSKANILAKFMAMGIPAKRVFFMSKLDFELHLNRITVADLGLDTFPVNGHTTTSEQLWSGLPVLTVKGTNFASRVSESLLHAIGAPELIAEDEAAYVDQAVAYAQDQAPLKEIRARIDANRFIKPLFDAERFCRHLETAYEMMVERAKTGEAPDHFDVPALPARKGAFEVR; encoded by the coding sequence ATGTTAAACGAAATCAGCTATTCCGCCGCCTCGAAGCATTTCAAGACCGGTCAGTACACCCAGGCCCTTCAAACGCTGAACAAGCTGATCGATACCAAGCGTGACGCGCGTACCTATGCTTTGCTGGCCAAGACCTGCCTGCAGATCGGCATGCCCGAACAGGCGGCAACATCCTATGAGCTGGCCTACCAGCAAAATGGCATGGATGCGGAGAGCTATCTCGTCGATAGTATCAAGCTCTATTACGATTGCGGCCAGAAGGAAAAGGCGCTCGCGCTCTCCAACAAGCTGATCCATCGCTTCCATAAATACCCCGAAATATGCTTCATCGTCGGCACGATGCTGCTGGAACGCGGCGAGCCCCGTATTGCCCGTGCACTGAAAAGCATCCTGATGAAGAGCGACGACATCGAGCACATCAAGCTCGGCGCGCGCATTGCCATCACCACATGGGACCTGTTCGATGCGAAAGACATCGAGACGGCCCGCCTGCTTCTGGCGAAATTGCCGCGCCAGCAGGCCGTGCGCCTGATGTATCTGGTCTTCTGCCGCGAACACAGCAAGTTCGACGCCATCGAAAAGCACCAGCCTATCATCGATGAGGTGGTCGCCAACGGAGATGTGAATTTCATCTCGCTGGACGGCACCTTCTTCAATCTCCACTGGAGTGGCGATGAACACATCAACCAGCTTGCGCGCAGCAACACGCCTGCCTTCAAGCCGGAGATGAGCGTTGCACGTCGGCAGATGCCCCATGAATGGGGCAGCAAAATACGGATCGGCTATCTATCATCCGACCTTTTCGACAAACATGCCACCATGAAGCTCATTCGCCGCGTGCTGGAGTTGCATGACCGTGATCGCTTCGAGATCACGCTGTTTTGCCATTCCGCACCGGATCTTTTGAAGACCAACGAGGCCGACCGCAGCCTGTGGGGTGACGTGGTCACGATCCGCGAGATGAGCAATGACGAGGCGCTGGCCGAGATCAAGGCACGCAACATCGATATTCTGGTCGACCTGAAAGGCCATACGGCGGGCAACCGCACAGCCATCCTCAACATGGGCGCAGCTCCCGTGCAAGTCGCATGGATCGGCTTTCCCGGCTCCACGGTCAATGTCGACCTGGACTATGCCATCGGCGACCATTACGTGCTGCCGGACAGTTCCAAACCGCACTATTACGAAAAATTCGCGCGCCTGCCTGAGACCTATCAACCGAACGACCCGGTCAACCGCCCGCTCGCCAAACAGCTCAGCCGCGCCGATGTCGGCCTGCCGGAAGACGCCTTCGTCTTCGCGTCCTTCAACGCCAACCGCAAGATCACGCCGCGCGTTGCCGAAATCTGGGGCGATATTCTCAAGCGCACGCCCAACAGCGTCATCTGGATTTTGCACAACAGTCAGGACAGCAAGGCCAATATCCTGGCCAAGTTCATGGCGATGGGCATTCCGGCCAAGCGCGTGTTCTTCATGTCAAAGCTGGATTTCGAGCTTCACCTCAATCGTATCACCGTGGCCGATCTCGGCCTCGATACCTTCCCCGTCAACGGTCACACGACGACGTCGGAACAACTATGGTCCGGCCTGCCAGTGCTGACGGTCAAGGGCACCAACTTCGCCTCCCGCGTCAGCGAAAGCCTGTTGCATGCCATCGGCGCGCCGGAACTGATTGCAGAAGACGAGGCAGCCTATGTCGATCAGGCCGTGGCCTATGCGCAGGATCAGGCACCGTTGAAGGAAATCCGCGCGCGCATCGATGCGAACCGTTTCATCAAGCCGCTGTTCGATGCCGAACGCTTCTGCCGTCACCTCGAGACCGCTTACGAAATGATGGTCGAGCGGGCAAAGACGGGTGAAGCACCCGACCACTTCGACGTCCCTGCCCTGCCCGCACGGAAGGGCGCATTCGAGGTGCGATAA
- a CDS encoding flagellin: protein MTSILTNTSAMSALQTLRTINNNLSTTQDRVSSGEKVGKAADNVAYWSISTTMNSDNKALGAATDALGVGAAKVDTAYAAMDSAIDVVNEIKAKLTTSSETSVDKEQVQLEITKLQEQLTAIGQAASFNGENWAIQADVSSQTTVVDGFIRNEDGSVKVTTATFDAGTYAMFSTIADGVGNGGILGSVMSVALTSVSTQGEIDAFLSTVQTAIDNLTDGAAALGALSSRIDMQDDYSSKLSDAIEAGVSRLVDADMEEESARLSALQTQQQLAVQSLSIANSSSQNIMTLFRG from the coding sequence ATGACCAGTATCCTGACCAACACATCTGCTATGTCTGCACTGCAGACTCTTCGCACGATCAACAACAACCTTTCCACAACGCAGGACCGTGTGTCCTCCGGTGAGAAGGTCGGAAAAGCTGCCGATAACGTCGCCTACTGGTCCATCTCGACAACGATGAATTCGGACAACAAGGCACTCGGCGCAGCCACCGACGCTCTGGGCGTTGGCGCAGCAAAAGTCGACACTGCCTATGCCGCCATGGACAGCGCGATTGACGTCGTTAACGAAATCAAGGCAAAACTGACGACTTCCAGCGAAACATCTGTCGACAAGGAACAGGTTCAGCTCGAAATCACCAAGCTTCAGGAACAGCTGACGGCAATCGGCCAGGCTGCATCCTTCAACGGTGAGAACTGGGCAATTCAGGCTGACGTCTCTTCTCAGACGACTGTCGTCGACGGCTTCATTCGCAACGAAGACGGCTCGGTCAAGGTTACGACGGCTACCTTCGACGCAGGCACTTACGCCATGTTCTCCACCATCGCCGATGGCGTTGGTAACGGCGGCATTCTCGGCAGCGTCATGAGCGTTGCACTGACGAGCGTATCCACACAGGGCGAAATCGACGCCTTCCTGTCGACCGTTCAGACCGCGATCGACAACCTCACCGACGGTGCGGCTGCTCTTGGTGCGCTTTCTTCGCGTATCGACATGCAGGACGACTACTCCTCCAAGCTCAGCGATGCGATCGAAGCTGGCGTAAGCCGTCTGGTCGATGCCGACATGGAAGAAGAATCTGCACGCCTCTCGGCCCTGCAGACCCAGCAGCAGCTGGCCGTCCAGTCGCTGTCGATTGCGAACTCCAGCTCGCAGAACATCATGACCCTCTTCAGAGGCTAA
- a CDS encoding flagellin, with protein MTNILSSSSVQSALQTLLFSNDTLQKTQERVTSGYKIASAADNSGYWSTATNLTSDGNVLTSIGDALNLGASKVDTTYEAVSSMIDVTDQIMTQLTTAYETGTDRSQINNAIGALKDNLYSISQAATFSGDNWLFNSSEQLPAEKVVPFSFHKGISGSISLEYLTVNTAETTLVDTNDANRGLLTKGVDASARDANGGSSAREYYLLDANSATAASGTEISVSDATTRDELDDMVYVVGHLSSQLKQLGASLGTMSNRMDQQTTFVSSLKDSMDKSVSRLVDANMEEESTRLTAYKTQRDLAVEVVSMANNHRKSLASLFG; from the coding sequence ATGACCAATATCCTTTCTTCCAGCAGCGTGCAGAGTGCGCTTCAGACGCTTCTGTTCAGCAACGATACCCTTCAAAAAACGCAGGAACGCGTGACGTCGGGTTACAAGATTGCGTCCGCTGCGGACAATTCCGGGTACTGGTCGACGGCCACCAACCTGACATCGGACGGCAATGTTCTGACCAGCATCGGCGATGCCCTTAATCTCGGAGCCTCCAAGGTGGACACCACCTATGAGGCCGTCTCCTCGATGATCGACGTCACGGATCAGATCATGACGCAGTTGACGACGGCCTATGAAACGGGCACCGACCGCAGCCAAATCAACAACGCCATCGGTGCGTTGAAGGACAATTTGTACTCGATTTCTCAAGCCGCGACCTTCTCTGGCGACAATTGGCTTTTCAATTCGAGCGAGCAGCTTCCTGCGGAAAAAGTCGTGCCGTTCTCGTTCCACAAGGGCATCTCCGGCTCGATCTCGCTGGAGTATCTAACCGTCAACACCGCCGAAACGACGCTCGTAGATACGAACGACGCCAACCGGGGCCTGCTGACGAAGGGCGTCGATGCAAGCGCGCGGGACGCAAATGGCGGCTCCTCGGCGCGCGAATATTACCTGCTCGACGCCAACTCTGCGACAGCGGCGTCCGGCACTGAGATTTCCGTTTCCGATGCGACCACCAGAGACGAACTTGATGACATGGTCTATGTCGTTGGGCACTTGTCCAGTCAACTCAAACAGTTGGGTGCTTCATTGGGCACGATGTCCAACCGGATGGATCAGCAGACAACATTCGTGAGTTCCCTGAAGGATTCGATGGACAAGAGCGTCAGCCGCTTGGTGGATGCCAATATGGAAGAGGAATCCACACGGTTGACGGCCTATAAGACGCAGCGCGATCTGGCGGTCGAGGTCGTGTCCATGGCCAATAATCATCGCAAAAGCCTAGCCAGTCTGTTTGGTTGA
- a CDS encoding flagellin, whose product MSSINFNSSANNALQTLRTINSNLGNTQDRVSTGLKIANASDGAAYWSIATTMKSDNKALGAATDALGIGSAKVDTAYAAMDSAIDVVNEIKTKLTTASETSVDKEQVQLEIKKLQEQLTAIGQAASFNGENWMVQSSGSSTTVVDGFIRNSDGTVKVTSANFSAGDYALFDTIAGGVGSNGLLGGVMTVALTATTTQGEIDTFLSTVESALGEMTKGAAALGALSTRIDLQDEYSSKLSDAMDAGISRLVDADMEEESARLSALQTQQQLAVQSLSIANSSSQSLLSLFR is encoded by the coding sequence ATGTCTAGCATCAACTTCAATTCTTCTGCGAACAATGCACTTCAGACATTGCGCACGATCAACTCGAACCTCGGCAACACACAGGACCGCGTTTCGACCGGCCTGAAAATCGCCAACGCCTCCGACGGTGCAGCATACTGGTCCATCGCGACCACAATGAAGTCCGACAACAAGGCCCTCGGCGCTGCAACGGATGCACTCGGCATCGGTTCTGCCAAGGTCGATACCGCGTATGCCGCCATGGACAGCGCGATTGACGTCGTCAACGAAATCAAGACGAAGCTGACCACTGCCAGCGAAACGTCCGTTGACAAGGAGCAGGTTCAGCTCGAAATCAAAAAGCTTCAGGAACAGCTGACGGCTATCGGTCAGGCTGCATCCTTCAACGGCGAAAACTGGATGGTTCAGTCCTCGGGTTCGAGCACGACGGTTGTCGACGGCTTCATCCGTAACTCTGACGGCACCGTCAAGGTCACCAGCGCGAACTTCAGCGCCGGCGACTACGCCCTTTTCGACACGATTGCCGGCGGCGTTGGCAGCAACGGTCTTCTGGGCGGCGTCATGACAGTCGCTCTGACGGCTACCACGACACAGGGTGAAATCGACACGTTCCTTTCGACGGTCGAATCTGCACTCGGCGAAATGACCAAGGGTGCAGCTGCTCTCGGCGCTCTCTCCACACGTATCGACCTGCAGGATGAATATTCCAGCAAGCTCAGCGATGCGATGGATGCAGGTATCAGCCGTCTCGTAGACGCTGATATGGAAGAAGAATCTGCACGTCTTTCGGCCTTGCAGACGCAGCAGCAGCTGGCCGTCCAGTCGCTGTCGATTGCGAACTCCAGCTCGCAGAGCCTGCTGTCGCTGTTCCGTTAA
- a CDS encoding MotB family protein: MSEGENHHHGKNEIIIVKRHKGGHDGAHGGAWKIAYADFMTAMMAFFLVMWLVNAANEPTKASVASYFNPIKLTDEKPADRGMKQPAKTAKGEQTQQTSDTKSEKPQDAAAAASGEDMTSSAGDNTAYSEAALFENPYAVLAEIAQEVGQQANVSSKGEGGASNSGPSTGASGGEAYRDPFDPDFWSKQVEVRPDQNGMAIQDTALPEKAQKKTDAKAVATPQDMASVINDSEPSTPSAIKPQKVDPGSADEIGEESAKPVQSKAAKAAAETQEKTTDELRDEITQQVAGVAGKLAEGIVVTPAEGGTLITISEKANTAMFDVGSAVPQKDLVLAMQKIGEVLSRQKGAVVIRGHTDARPYSSGGKDNWTLSMDRAHAAYYMLARGGLDETRIKQLSGFADRRLQSTTDPLDGANRRIEILLEDS, encoded by the coding sequence ATGAGTGAAGGCGAAAATCACCATCACGGCAAGAACGAGATCATCATCGTCAAACGCCATAAGGGTGGCCACGACGGCGCGCATGGTGGTGCGTGGAAAATCGCCTACGCGGATTTCATGACCGCGATGATGGCGTTCTTTCTGGTCATGTGGCTGGTCAATGCTGCAAACGAGCCGACGAAAGCCTCTGTCGCCAGCTATTTCAACCCCATCAAGCTGACGGATGAAAAGCCTGCGGACCGGGGCATGAAACAGCCCGCGAAAACCGCCAAGGGCGAGCAGACGCAGCAGACGTCTGACACCAAATCCGAAAAGCCGCAGGACGCTGCTGCTGCGGCGAGCGGTGAAGATATGACCTCGTCTGCGGGCGATAACACCGCCTATTCCGAAGCGGCGCTGTTTGAAAACCCATACGCTGTTCTCGCCGAAATCGCGCAGGAAGTTGGCCAGCAGGCCAATGTCAGCTCCAAGGGCGAGGGCGGTGCCAGCAATTCCGGTCCTTCGACCGGCGCATCCGGTGGTGAAGCCTACCGCGACCCGTTCGACCCAGATTTTTGGAGCAAACAGGTGGAAGTGCGCCCCGACCAGAATGGCATGGCCATTCAGGACACGGCGCTGCCCGAAAAAGCGCAGAAGAAAACCGATGCGAAGGCTGTTGCCACGCCGCAGGATATGGCGAGCGTGATCAACGACAGCGAGCCATCGACGCCGTCGGCGATCAAGCCGCAAAAGGTCGATCCCGGCTCTGCCGACGAAATCGGTGAGGAATCTGCCAAGCCTGTCCAGTCCAAGGCGGCGAAGGCGGCAGCGGAAACGCAGGAAAAGACGACCGACGAATTGCGCGACGAGATTACCCAGCAGGTTGCAGGCGTTGCGGGCAAGCTCGCGGAAGGCATCGTCGTGACGCCAGCCGAAGGCGGAACGCTGATCACGATCTCGGAAAAGGCCAATACGGCCATGTTCGATGTCGGTTCGGCTGTGCCGCAGAAGGATCTGGTGCTGGCCATGCAGAAGATCGGCGAAGTGCTGAGCAGGCAGAAGGGCGCCGTCGTCATTCGTGGCCATACCGATGCACGGCCCTATAGCAGCGGCGGCAAGGACAATTGGACGCTATCGATGGATCGCGCCCATGCGGCCTATTATATGCTGGCACGCGGCGGGCTGGATGAGACCCGTATCAAACAGCTTTCCGGCTTTGCCGACCGTCGCTTGCAGTCCACGACCGATCCGCTCGACGGTGCAAACCGCCGCATCGAAATCTTGCTCGAGGATAGTTGA
- a CDS encoding flagellin translates to MTSILTNTSAMSALQTLRSINTDLSNTQDRVSSGYRVGQAKDNVAYWSISTTMNSDNKALNAASDALGVGAAKVDTAYAAMESAISAVDEIKAKLVTASEQSTDKAQIQLEISKLQEQLSSIAQGASFSGENWMVLGDASEASVVDGFIRTASGGVSVTTAKFNISSYAMFSTINADGVGEGGILGSVMSVALTSVSTQGEIDAFMDIVETAMSSLTDSAAAIGALQTRIDLQDNYSAKLSDAMESGVSRLVDADMEEESAKLSALQTQQQLAIQSLSIANSSAQNIMSLFQQ, encoded by the coding sequence ATGACAAGTATTTTGACAAACACCTCTGCAATGTCTGCCCTTCAGACGCTGCGCTCGATCAACACAGATCTCTCCAACACACAGGATCGCGTTTCGTCTGGTTACCGGGTTGGTCAGGCCAAGGACAACGTCGCTTACTGGTCCATCTCCACGACCATGAACTCCGATAACAAGGCGCTGAACGCGGCTTCGGACGCTCTGGGTGTGGGTGCTGCCAAGGTCGATACCGCCTATGCGGCAATGGAAAGCGCGATCAGCGCCGTCGACGAAATCAAGGCGAAACTGGTTACCGCCAGCGAACAATCCACCGACAAAGCACAGATCCAGCTCGAAATCAGCAAGCTTCAGGAACAGCTTTCGTCCATCGCACAGGGCGCTTCCTTCTCCGGTGAAAACTGGATGGTTCTGGGTGACGCCTCCGAGGCCAGCGTCGTTGACGGCTTCATCCGCACAGCCAGCGGCGGCGTCAGCGTCACGACTGCAAAGTTCAACATTTCCTCCTATGCCATGTTCTCGACGATCAACGCCGATGGTGTTGGCGAAGGTGGCATTCTCGGCAGCGTCATGAGCGTTGCACTGACGAGCGTCTCTACACAGGGCGAAATCGACGCATTCATGGACATCGTTGAAACAGCGATGAGCAGCCTGACGGACTCTGCCGCAGCTATCGGTGCCCTTCAGACCCGTATCGACTTGCAGGACAACTACTCGGCCAAGCTTTCCGACGCCATGGAATCCGGCGTCAGCCGTCTGGTCGATGCCGACATGGAAGAAGAATCAGCCAAGCTCTCTGCCTTGCAGACGCAGCAACAGCTGGCGATCCAGTCGCTGTCGATTGCAAACTCCAGCGCACAGAACATCATGTCGCTGTTCCAGCAGTAA